Proteins found in one Mucilaginibacter gracilis genomic segment:
- a CDS encoding nicotinamide phosphoribosyltransferase domain-containing protein, with translation MKRENLILLADAYKYAHHKFYYPGTTQIYSYLESRGGMFDDTIFFGLQYFLKEYLQGPAFTQQDLDEADGFLQQVFGRDDVFDKSKFQYILDKYNGHLPVKIKAVAEGIAVPTSNVLMTIENTDPECYWLTNFLETLLMQVWYPCTVATLSNQIRKVVTRFYNECYRRC, from the coding sequence ATGAAACGCGAAAATTTGATCCTACTGGCCGACGCCTACAAATACGCTCACCATAAATTTTACTACCCCGGTACCACCCAAATTTACAGTTATTTGGAAAGCAGGGGCGGCATGTTTGATGACACCATCTTCTTTGGTCTGCAATATTTCCTAAAGGAATACCTGCAAGGTCCGGCATTTACTCAGCAAGACCTGGACGAAGCCGATGGCTTTCTGCAACAGGTATTTGGCCGCGATGATGTGTTCGATAAATCAAAATTTCAATACATCCTTGATAAATACAACGGCCACCTGCCCGTAAAAATAAAAGCCGTAGCCGAGGGTATTGCCGTTCCAACTAGTAATGTGCTGATGACCATTGAAAATACCGACCCTGAATGCTACTGGCTCACCAATTTTTTGGAAACCCTATTGATGCAGGTATGGTACCCCTGTACAGTAGCAACCCTAAGCAATCAGATACGAAAGGTAGTAACCCGATTCTACAATGAATGCTACAGAAGGTGCTGA